From Loxodonta africana isolate mLoxAfr1 chromosome 2, mLoxAfr1.hap2, whole genome shotgun sequence, the proteins below share one genomic window:
- the LRRC14B gene encoding leucine-rich repeat-containing protein 14B: protein MAKSVCAVPATTCSPPAAALPQSEDSREGVLLSAGSHTHSSETPAFTEELAVYALGGRSQRQRTSLPAPCPGSQMLEPLQKRADKQVKEHGVSSSCPSSLAPNDGAPEGGHIISDYKRLLVLGADVDAMLGKGLLFTDAFTWNLTSDDSRSWLHSQQLQLKIGVKDQLPPEGPSPQPSCLGACGTMRSLRCLSSEALAAHAPVALQSLDCVAHNLYPLLFKASYLLEQVDLVQALLVRWPLEEFRLGALLGPGTDHPEDLRDRPCRPCLEACVRGLRGHVLRAEGRTHLRLADLTGLRDVQEPRCRCGRTLGRWGRTELLARACLELQAEPRVAGSPTVEVLADLFVTEGNFEAVVRALRQAGTAPLRLLCPSFRADSLRPAQLLQVLRLAGPGALRRLEVVHNVRLHAGHVEQLLAQVRFPRLTALTLPAKAFDAPPLAQGSGPHDEDSHLAAIARALSQMTQLTELSVAFSTLTGKVQQLLGPLQTPLRTLDLANCALNYADMAFLASCPHAAHLEVLDLSGHDLVSLYPSTFFRLLSRAAPSLRALTLEECGIGDQHVNRLVLGLSPCLQLQELRLLGNPLSARALRSLFAALCELPGLRCIEFPVPKDCYPEGATYPQDQLAMSKFDQQKYEEVAGELRAMLLRAGRDDIQASTPLFGTFDPNIQERSQELGAFLLQSFKSALEKFSRALEQME from the exons ATGGCCAAATCAGTTTGTGCTGTTCCTGCCACCACCTGCTCACCCCCAGCCGCTGCGCTGCCACAGTCCGAAGACTCCCGGGAAGGTGTCCTGCTCTCCGCAGGGTCACATACTCATAGCTCTGAGACCCCTGCCTTCACGGAAGAGCTTGCAGTCTACGCTCTCGGGGGCAGGAGTCAGAGGCAGAGGACCAGCCTCCCA GCTCCCTGCCCAGGGAGCCAGATGCTGGAGCCACTGCAGAAACGGGCAGATAAACAGGTAAAG GAGCACGGAGTCAGCAGTAGCTGCCCCAGTAGCCTTGCCCCAAATGATGGTGCTCCTGAGGGGGGTCACATCATCAGTGACTACAAACGCCTGTTGGTGCTGGGGGCTGATGTGGACGCCATGCTTGGAAAGGGCTTGTTGTTCACAGATGCCTTCACGTGGAATCTG ACGTCAGATGACAGCAGGAGCTGGCTGCACTCACAGCAGCTGCAGCTAAAAATAGGCGTGAAGGACCAACTCCCTCCAGAGGGTCCCAGTCCTCAGCCGTCCTGCCTGGGGGCCTGTGGCACCATGAGGTCACTGCGTTGCCTTTCCTCCGAGGCCCTGGCGGCCCATGCGCCGGTGGCCTTGCAGAGCCTGGACTGTGTGGCCCACAACCTCTACCCTCTGCTCTTCAAGGCCAGCTACTTGCTGGAGCAGGTGGACCTGGTGCAGGCCTTGCTGGTGCGCTGGCCGCTGGAGGAGTTCCGGCTCGGCGCGCTGCTGGGGCCGGGCACCGACCATCCCGAGGACCTGCGCGACCGGCCCTGCCGGCCCTGCCTAGAGGCCTGCGTGCGCGGCCTGAGGGGCCACGTGCTGCGCGCTGAGGGCCGCACGCATCTGCGGCTGGCGGACCTCACCGGCCTGCGCGACGTGCAGGAGCCGCGGTGCCGCTGCGGACGGACGCTGGGCCGCTGGGGCCGCACGGAGCTGCTGGCCCGGGCCTGTTTGGAGCTGCAGGCAGAGCCACGCGTGGCTGGGAGCCCCACCGTCGAAGTGCTGGCTGACCTTTTCGTCACCGAAGGCAATTTTGAGGCGGTGGTGCGCGCCCTGCGACAGGCGGGCACCGCGCCGCTGCGGTTGCTCTGCCCTTCGTTCAGGGCTGACAGCCTGCGCCCGGCCCAGCTACTGCAGGTGCTGCGGCTGGCGGGCCCCGGGGCACTGCGCAGGCTGGAGGTGGTGCACAACGTACGGCTGCATGCCGGTCACGTGGAGCAGCTCCTGGCGCAGGTGCGCTTTCCCCGGCTGACGGCGCTCACGCTGCCCGCCAAGGCCTTCGACGCGCCGCCGCTGGCCCAGGGGTCCGGCCCCCACGACGAGGACTCCCACCTGGCTGCCATCGCCAGGGCGCTCAGCCAGATGACCCAGCTCACTGAGCTCAGTGTGGCCTTTTCCACGCTCACTGGCAAGGTCCAGCAGCTGCTGGG CCCCCTGCAGACCCCACTTCGGACCCTGGACCTGGCCAACTGTGCCCTGAACTATGCAGACATGGCCTTTTTGGCAAGTTGCCCCCACGCTGCCCACCTGGAGGTGCTGGACCTTAGTGGTCACGACCTGGTCAGCCTGTACCCATCCACCTTCTTCCGGCTGCTCAGCCGTGCCGCCCCCTCACTGCGGGCCCTCACCTTGGAGGAGTGTGGCATCGGGGACCAGCACGTGAATAGGCTTGTCCTGGGCCTGAGCCCCTGCCTCCAGCTGCAGGAGCTCCGGCTCCTGGGGAACCCGCTGTCAGCCCGTGCTCTGCGGAGCCTCTTTGCTGCCCTCTGTGAGCTCCCTGGGCTGCGGTGCATCGAGTTTCCAGTGCCAAAGGACTGCTACCCCGAGGGTGCCACCTACCCGCAGGATCAGCTGGCCATGTCCAAGTTTGACCAGCAGAAGTATGAGGAGGTGGCGGGGGAGCTGCGTGCGATGCTACTGCGGGCTGGCCGGGATGACATCCAGGCTTCCACACCCCTCTTCGGGACCTTCGACCCCAACATCCAAGAAAGAAGCCAGGAGCTGGGGGCCTTCCTACTGCAGTCTTTCAAGAGTGCTCTGGAGAAGTTTTCTAGAGCGTTAGAGCAGATGGAGTAG
- the CCDC127 gene encoding coiled-coil domain-containing protein 127, whose product MNDLNDPPNWNIRPNSRAEGGDGSRWNYALLVPMLGLAAFRWIWSRESQKEIEKEKEAFRQRTAAFQRDLEAKYHAMISENRRAVAQLSLELEKEQNRTTSYREALISQGRKLVEEKKLLEKERAQVMQEKRQLQPLRSAYQSCLEREEDWQRRARLLLREFEDALVERQNIYCSLVLPRSKRLEIEKSLLVRASVDPVAADLEMVTGLTDIFKHDTYCGDVWNTNKRQNGRLMWLYLKYWELIVELKKFKRVEKAILEK is encoded by the exons ATGAATGACTTAAATGACCCCCCAAATTGGAATATCCGGCCCAATTCCCGGGCTGAAGGAGGTGATGGAAGCAGATGGAATTATGCCCTGTTGGTTCCAATGCTGGGATTGGCCGCTTTTC GTTGGATTTGGTCTAGGGAGTCccagaaagaaatagaaaaggagaaagaagcatTCCGTCAGAGAACAGCTGCTTTCCAACGAGATCTCGAGGCCAAGTACCACGCTATGATCTCAGAAAACCGCCGGGCTGTCGCACAGCTGTCTTTGGAACTTGAAAAGGAACAAAACAGAACAACTAGTTACCGGGAAGCCCTTATCTCTCAGGGCCGCAAGTTAGTAGAAGAAAAGAAGCTTCTGGAAAAGGAACGGGCTCAGGTCATGCAAGAAAAGAGGCAGTTGCAGCCCTTGAGAAGTGCGTACCAGAGCTGcctggaaagggaagaagactgGCAGAGGAGAGCTAGGCTGCTGCTGAGGGAGTTTGAAGATGCTCTAGTGGAGAGACAGAACATCTACTGCAGCCTGGTCCTCCCTCGCAGCAAGCGGCTGGAAATAGAGAAGAGCCTGCTGGTCCGTGCATCTGTTGACCCAGTTGCTGCTGACCTGGAGATGGTGACTGGTCTAACTGACATATTTAAACATGATACGTACTGTGGGGATGTCTGGAACACCAACAAACGCCAGAATGGGAGGCTCATGTGGCTGTACCTCAAGTATTGGGAGCTGATTGTCGAACTGAAGAAGTTTAAGAGAGTAGAGAAAGCCATACTGGAAAAGTga